The nucleotide sequence CAACTAAAATAAGAAGGCCCCTCATGATAGTCCTACTCAACCTGTCAACCACAACAATTCATGTTTTCAACAAGTCCATACTCCATACACTTCAGCAAGCTTAAAATTCAATTGTTGGTACATTATACAGCAACCCCTTAAGCAGCTTCCATGACGAAAGATGAATATAAAAGTTTTCATACTTGATTGAACGACTAATTTGAACCAATACTCTTAAGTTTCCAGTTCCCAACATACATAGGTCAAAAGCAAGCGGACCAAAGTGCTATGGGATATCCCGAGATAACAATGGGCACACAATACCAAGACTAAATTCTCTTATCAGCTCAGAATTTGAGGTTTGACCATAGTGATATAACCCATCAGCAAATGAACAGAAGATAAGCCTGCATACTACAACTTGAGAGCTTGTAAACATAGCGGCTACCCTATTCGTCTTTGTCATAGGTTGCAGCTTGAATTGAGGAAACAACATTCAATCGAAATAGCTCGTTCCGCCCATGTGTCACATTACCTTGTCATTCACATCGCAGAACTTGAGCCTCTCCGTGAAGATGGAGTCGCCGTTGCTCACCTTGAACTGATGCGAACCAATCTGCATGAACAAGCAACGCGCACCCAGATCACCAACCAGATCCACGCCCAGAGCCGAACCGAAGCGCAAAACGGAAGAAGATTCGGGCCGGAGGGGGGCAGACCTGGACGACGGCGAAGATGGGCTCGTAGGGCTTGAAGGGCTTCTCGTCGGCGCCGAGCGGCCCAACCACCTTGTACCCGATCTCGTTCGCCTCCGCCAGCTTCTCCTCCTCCGTCTTCCCGCTGGGCGGCTTCGCGGCGGGCGTCTCCTCGTCGCCCTCCCCCCACTCGTCCCCGCTCCCGTCCTCCTCGTCCTCGTAGTGCTCCTCGTCGTCCCCCTCGTCGTCGGACGAGCGGGTCGCGAAGTGGCAGCGCGGGGGGGAGAGccggagcgaggcggcggcggcggcgcggggggcgAGGGGCCGGGGCAGGGAGGTCAGGGTCCGGGCCGCGATCGAGGCCGGGGCGAGGGGCTGCGGGGCGTGCGGGGCGAGGCCGCgcgtgaggaggcggaggaggcatcGCCGCGTCGCcatggctacggcggcggcggcggcggagggaggaggcgaggaggggaggggagggtagAAATGGAAATGTTTATTTTGCCAAGCGGTTTTGACGAGGGTTTAAGGGAAGGGAGCGACACTGCCGGTGGGGCCTGCTCACTGTGGCCGCGGGGAAAACGGTTACATGAGGTTCTGCGTAATCCAGAGGCGAAGACGTACTGTTGGGGGAGATAGGGATACGCTTTGCAACGAACGATTTtgcttccctcaaaaaaaaaaaacgaaCGATTTTGCTATAGGGCCGATTTGTCGTTCGGTTTTGAATTGAAATTCCTGGCATAAGTTGAAAATGGAGAGAAATATGTAGCCCGGAACAAAAATTTACATGTTATGTGTGTATTCTCAGTTCTCTGTGGCTACCTCTCGGCTAAAGGAGAGTCGGCGAGGAAGGGGCTAATTTTTtcaaataatacatttttttaataatttgcataAATATTACGTcgatatttttatttttaaaaataatacaCCATCAGCCCGCTGCAGGCTGACTGAGCCTAGTTGGCCCACCGCAGGCCGATTGGCTTCCAGTCGGCCCGCAGCAAGCCATGCTGCGGGCCGACTGGAAGCCGATCGGCCTTTGGTGGGCCGAATAGGTGCATGTggccatttttctttttctgtattTGGTTTTAGTTGTTCTTTTCTGTTATTTTTTTACTATGATTGTTCTTTTCTATTTATTCTAGCTATCAAATGAATCTGGTttgtgttgaaactttttgcataaattACTAGCAATATTAACAAGCCACatataaattttcataatttttggaaaaCCACACATTTACATTTGTATTTGATAGCTCCTGGTGAATATAGATAGGGTTTAAATTTATTTATCaaaattgatttttttatttttataaatgTTAAAATATTGAGGAGAATGGtttaaacatttttataaaataatttgaGGAAATCTTTTTGGCTTATGAAACAATATGAAACAATTTGAGGAAAAAATATCAAATTGTTTCATAAGCCAAAAAAGTATTCTCAAATTGTTTCATAAGACAAAAAAGAATTTTCGTCATATTGTTTCACAAAAAATGTTTCATATTGTTTCAAATTGTTTCATAAGCCAAAAAAGAATTTTCGTCATATTGTTTCACATAAAATGTTTCATATTGTTTCAAATTGTTTCATAAGCCAAAAAAGTATTCTCAAAttgtttcacaaaaaaaattaaattattCTCCTCGATATTTTGACAtctataaaaataaaaataaaatcagttTAGATAGATAAATTTAAACCCTATCTATATTCACCAGGAGCTATTGTTTTGACGAGAGTTTGCCACGCGGCTGAAGAAGAGATGGCGTAACAGCGGTAAAGAAAGAGCATCATTATTGAGAAGGTAGTCAAGTTATGTCCCTGCTTGAGTGGTATGCTTGTGGACCTTTTGATTAATCATTTACCTTCACGTATGGTTAAACTTTACCGAGTTACATAATGACACATCATTAACTTGTTACACTGATACGAACCAAGAAATGGGTCAAACTTCAGTCATTATCATACATATTCTACTTAGAGTGCCATCACTCATAAGGTATAACAAAGTTTTTGTTTCTGATGTGTGCAGAATACGTCCAACTAATATAGAGACTTTCATTTCGGACGCGGATTTTTGGGACATGGTGCCGCGCGAGGATGAAATCTCGGCAGTCCATGCATGATGTGAGATTAACACTTAATATAGTGATTAAATGAATACCTGAACGCCATGGTAGGTTAATTCGGCAAATACGTGTATATTAGTTGGTGGCTGGGCATCTTAAACGAATTGGATAGTATGACCAAACCTTTATTCATTAACTTCTCTATGTTGCTGGGTTGGGGAAAGACAGTATCTTGATGAGACCATTTAAGATGGCTGGTGTGAAATGTCGGTGAGGTGGAGTTTGATTCACCAATAGCATGCATCTGCACCATTTAATCGGTGGAGTTTCGCCAGATAATGTTCTGTTCTCTGTTAGGCTAGTGAAGCAGTAAATAACAATAGTTTAAGTGCAAGTGTGGTGTATGAGCTGCTTAGATCACTGAAGTGAATACTAACGAGACACTATGTGTGTTGTATCAGAAGTAACCTTGTGTGAGATATCGCAAAGTCCTGTCTTGGAAACATCCCCTTGTGCCCCTCTCCATGAGGTGGCGACTCGGAAAACCTAGCGCGCCACTGGTCCCCTCGCCAGGAAGTTTTATCTTTTCATAATTACTAAAAAAATCCGATGATAATTTCTTCAGGAAGCTTTTTATATGAGGAAAACATGGCACTAGAAAATGTTTAATTAATTCATTAGTGCTGAAATTAATTAATAGATTACCTAATGTGAAACTAAGCCGGCAGCATTATAATAAACATATTATGAGGAACAGTAATCTGAATAGTACTGAACTGTTTTTAGTAACTTTAAGATGATAAGTTTAGTTGAGAAATAACTGATTTTTTGTTCGGTAATCTTCATAGTACAAATACCAAAACATTTATTATAATAAACAAATTATACCGCATAGTACATGGACAAATCATTCCGCACAACAGTACAATTTCAGGTTTAGTAATCTTCATAAACAAGTAAAGTGACAAAGTGGTAATGTGTTTTGTTGGCCAATGAGTACAAATTCTGGAGCTACAACGACTAGATGCCGAAAGTCAAGGATGTGTGAGGGTTGGCAGCTCGCTGGTTTAATGCGTGAGAGCCCATGCCTCGGTTCAATGCCCTCCCCTGCCTTGCATGCCATTTACTGTGTGTGTCAGGTGCAAAAGACACGGCAACACCGAATGTTTATATGACTGGTTAAAACGAAAGTGCTattctgagctcgagctcagatgCACTGCATATCTCATTCGTTAGTTGGCTCCAAGATTCGCAACACCCCGTGTATTCTCCAGGTCCCACCTATCTACCGCACTTACAGCCACGGTCGCCGTCCCACGCTAACCGGCACAGGCGCGCGTGCAAGTTATGGGCCACGGCTCAGGCCTGGTCCCACTAACGGCAGCCATCCACCCCACCCACTCCATCTCTCATCGATCACCCATCCTCTTCCAGATCTTTCCTGCTCGTCTCCTCTCCAACAACGTCGCAAGAAACTAGATCGGCGGCCATGACTTCCGCAGCTTCTTCCTTGCAGCCTGGGAAGATACTCCCGCTCATCTGTGCTCCGCTCATAAATTTACCCTGTTTTGCCCCACGTCCGCAGGCTGGACTTTGTTCATTCATGAGATCCAGCGACACGTACCTGCCGGAACTGATTCGCCATGGCCTCTCCCACCCGTACGGATTGCAGCAGCCTCTAATCGTGCATTCAGCTTCGTCCCTCCACCAGAGATCTCGCCAGGCAGCAGAGCAGTTAGACTTAGACACCCTTTAGCTAATTAGCGTGAGCTGACAGTGTTGTCCCAAATGTATTACGGACCAATGTAATTTGCTTTCACATTTAGAAGTACGCCTTAGCCTTTGTCATCAGTCCTGGTGGTGCTTTTGTTTGTGTCTACTCTTCTGTAATCATGGGTTCTAGTAATAAAATACGACTGCCGCGTCACATGAGTAGTTTGCattatcatgtactccctctgtctaaaAATAAGTGTCTCTGACTTTGTACCAAAGTTAGTAAGTCGAGCCACTTATTTTGGGAGGGGCGAGTAATTAGCATCACGGTAGTACTAAGCTCAATTCACTTTGCCTGACGGCTTTGGATGTACCCATCTCTTTTAAGGTGTACCTCTGTTAAGCATGCCTTAGAAGTTATCCAGTCTTTTGACGAATTCAAGCGATGGCTTGTCACAAGCATAGGGGTTGGTGGAATTCAGGATGTAATTAAGTGGACATGTTGCTGGACAGTATGAGACTAGCCTGCACCACCCACAAGCTCTGATGTGAGATTATGACAAATTCCATCTAATATATAACTGGCTACCGTGGAATATGCTATGTATTTAAGCTGCATACTCAGGCAATCAACCTCAAATAGCAGCAGAATCATATGGGTGCTGAGTAAAGGTTGCACTGCTCAGGATTTAACATTACAGCAGATATATACGGCAAATAGTACTATTCATAATTAAACACATGAGTAACACAAATCATTGCTCGACAGTTGAAAGTTGAGAAGCAGAGTGCAAGGTGCGCGAGTTTCGGGACAAAGATTAGTTCGACCTCATGCAGGAGGGAAATGATCGACATGTCCCAGCAAACATTGATAAAACAGAACAAAATGATGAGCTTCACAGTGACATTTCTCCAACAACAGCTTCACAACTTGTTTGAATCATCATCTCCGCCGGAATAATCACGACAAGACTCTTCGGGCTTTCTTAACAACCTTCAAGACTTTCTTAACAACTAGACTGAAATTAAATAAAAACATCTCAGTAAAAATAGAAAATTTGATTAAAACTAACAAGAAATGGGTAACATAATTAGAAAGTAAATATCATAGCTTTCCAAAACTATAATAGGAGCATGCTAGAGTGTACAACAAGCCAGCAATAATGTACACTATCATGGTTCATATCTCCAAACCCACTGCAAATAGAACATAAACTACAGTGTCAACTATCAAACAAAATTGATTTATTCTAACATGCCATATGCCACTTCTAGCCTCATTCAACTATAGGTTCCAGAATGCATCAAATAAAATCAAAAGATTCAGATGAGAACTCCCTACGAAAGGTGTTTAGCTGGTGGTGCTATCTCTGCTATACAGAGCTGTATTTTGACAAACTATTGCAAGCATCTTATTTGGTGTCATCCTGATACATGAACAATGTGAGAAAATGCAGACAAATTTGTACTTATATATGGTGTGAATGCTATAGTAAACAGATATAAAACACTGTAGCATGGCATGGCGTATTTGCGAAACAGAACAATATGTGTGCCTATAGTAAATTTGCTAAAGAAAGAGAGCACTGGAGAAATCTAATTGCCTATTTCGCAGTTCTGGAATCTGCAGAGACAATCAAAGCAGGCGGTGCAAACTAAATTGAAACCAAACAGCTATACAATCTATGGTCAGTTAGCAATACCTAACCATGAGTTTAATTAGAGCGCATCACACTTGGACTTTGTAGGACATCTCTAGTTTATATGTGTCTCCTAATTAAGATGAGTCCCATGTTTTTCTTATTTGTTTTTACTCACCATTAGTAGTTTCATCTGGCGGTGCAAACTAAATTCAAACCAAACAGCTACCGAAAGTAACTACCGTTCTTGTACTGAACAAATAAAAGCATATGAACTAAGCTAGCTAGCTGGCACCAAACTGCAAATATCCTCTGAAAATTGGACAACCATTTCTGGAGGTATTATTTATACGCACAACAAGGCTTCTTTTCTCAGAAAACAAGTAATAGTGTACATGAATTCCAAAATACTACTGGTACAGCAGTGCATGCATTTGGTAAAGAGCTGACAGGACCGTGGATCTATCTACATCTAACCCCAGTGCATGTACATCTCATCTTATCTGATCTGATCTCGGCGATTTGGTTGGTGCAGTTGCTTACctgggagaagaagaggaggaggcagagcaggGACTGAAGAGAGCATCGGCGGGATTGGGGAGGGAGAAGAGGAAAGTCCCTGCAAGGCTTTGG is from Triticum aestivum cultivar Chinese Spring chromosome 1B, IWGSC CS RefSeq v2.1, whole genome shotgun sequence and encodes:
- the LOC123145181 gene encoding 50S ribosomal protein L21, mitochondrial; the encoded protein is MATRRCLLRLLTRGLAPHAPQPLAPASIAARTLTSLPRPLAPRAAAAASLRLSPPRCHFATRSSDDEGDDEEHYEDEEDGSGDEWGEGDEETPAAKPPSGKTEEEKLAEANEIGYKVVGPLGADEKPFKPYEPIFAVVQIGSHQFKVSNGDSIFTERLKFCDVNDKLVLNRVLMLGSQAQTIIGRPTLTDATVHAVVEEHALDAKVIIFKKKRRKNYRRTRGHRQELTKLRITNIEGIDKSFIQQEGTDKPESAAVAA